One segment of Shewanella piezotolerans WP3 DNA contains the following:
- a CDS encoding alpha/beta hydrolase family protein, whose translation MKKTAIILALASVGAAFSVQAASPQPFSVQQLVKINKLHSAVLSHDGTKVVYAVKNVDADGKASSDLYIQDLNSNAATAKQITQFSGTEHSVAFGPNDKSIYFLAARDGSSQLYQLALDGGEARQVTDFPLDVEGFKLSNDGTQAVVNMRVFPECKDLNCSKEKFEQEAARSSTGREYKQLMVRHWDTWSDHSRSHLFVAKLNGEKVTTAVDVTAGLDTETPPKPFSGMEEVTFTPDGKHVVYSAKAPAKDQAWITNYDLWKVSVDGGEAKNLTESNKAWDAHPTYSADGRYLAYLAMSKPGFEADRYRIMLRDTVTGQEKEVAPMWDRSPHSLAFGKDNKTLYVTAQDIGQVSIFEVNTQFGDVKTIYNEGSNSVVGINADKIVFSKKSLVEPGDLYSINLDGQNLNRLTEINKDKLAEIKFGEYQQFSFKGWNNEEVYGYWIKPSNYKAGEKYPIAFLVHGGPQGSFGNSFSSRWNAQLWAGAGYGVVMIDFHGSTGYGQAFTDSITKDWGGKPLEDLQKGLAAVTKQQKWLDGNKACALGGSYGGYMMNWIQGNWNDGFKCLVNHAGLFDMRSMYYVTEELWFPEYEFGGTYAKNKELYEKFNPVNYVDNWQTPMLIIHGEKDFRVPYGQGLAAFTFMQRKGIPSELLVYPDENHWILNPDNLEQWYDNVLGWMDRWTEK comes from the coding sequence ATGAAAAAAACTGCAATCATTCTGGCGTTAGCGTCAGTGGGCGCTGCATTTAGCGTTCAAGCTGCTAGCCCACAGCCTTTCAGCGTTCAACAATTAGTTAAAATTAACAAGCTCCATTCTGCTGTACTGTCTCACGACGGCACTAAAGTTGTTTATGCCGTGAAAAATGTTGATGCTGACGGTAAAGCCAGCTCAGACCTTTATATTCAAGACTTAAATTCAAATGCTGCGACAGCGAAACAAATTACTCAATTTTCAGGGACAGAGCACAGCGTCGCTTTTGGCCCAAATGACAAGAGCATCTATTTTTTAGCTGCTCGTGACGGTTCTAGTCAGCTATATCAGCTTGCACTCGACGGGGGGGAAGCAAGACAAGTCACAGACTTCCCGCTCGATGTTGAGGGTTTTAAACTTTCTAATGATGGCACTCAAGCTGTCGTCAATATGCGTGTTTTCCCTGAGTGTAAAGATTTAAACTGCTCGAAAGAGAAGTTTGAACAAGAGGCAGCTCGCTCTTCAACGGGAAGAGAATATAAGCAGTTGATGGTGAGACACTGGGATACCTGGAGTGATCATTCTAGAAGCCATCTGTTTGTCGCCAAGTTAAATGGGGAAAAAGTAACGACTGCTGTTGACGTTACTGCGGGTTTAGACACTGAAACACCACCTAAGCCTTTTTCAGGTATGGAAGAAGTGACATTCACACCAGATGGTAAGCATGTTGTTTATAGCGCAAAAGCACCAGCTAAAGACCAAGCTTGGATCACTAACTATGATTTATGGAAGGTGAGTGTCGATGGCGGTGAAGCAAAGAATCTGACTGAATCTAACAAAGCATGGGATGCACATCCGACTTACTCTGCTGATGGGCGTTATCTGGCCTACCTAGCAATGTCAAAACCCGGTTTTGAAGCTGACCGCTACCGCATCATGTTACGTGATACGGTAACAGGGCAAGAAAAAGAAGTTGCACCGATGTGGGATCGTAGTCCGCACTCTTTAGCATTTGGTAAAGATAACAAAACACTTTACGTTACGGCACAAGATATTGGACAAGTCTCAATATTTGAAGTGAACACACAATTTGGTGACGTAAAAACTATCTATAACGAAGGTAGCAACAGCGTCGTTGGCATTAATGCTGACAAGATAGTGTTCAGTAAAAAGTCTCTGGTTGAGCCCGGCGATCTTTACTCTATTAATTTAGATGGTCAAAACCTAAATAGACTTACTGAGATCAACAAAGACAAACTCGCTGAGATAAAGTTTGGTGAGTATCAACAGTTTAGCTTTAAAGGTTGGAACAATGAAGAGGTTTATGGTTACTGGATCAAACCCTCTAACTATAAAGCAGGCGAGAAATACCCGATAGCCTTCTTGGTTCATGGTGGCCCTCAGGGATCATTTGGCAACTCATTCAGTAGCCGTTGGAACGCTCAGCTTTGGGCTGGAGCAGGCTATGGTGTCGTGATGATCGATTTCCATGGTTCAACTGGTTATGGTCAAGCATTTACCGATTCAATTACTAAAGATTGGGGTGGTAAACCACTTGAAGATCTACAGAAAGGTCTCGCTGCGGTTACTAAGCAACAAAAATGGTTAGATGGCAATAAAGCCTGTGCGTTAGGCGGTTCATACGGTGGTTACATGATGAACTGGATCCAAGGTAATTGGAATGATGGCTTTAAGTGTTTAGTTAACCATGCTGGTCTATTCGATATGCGTTCTATGTACTATGTTACTGAAGAACTTTGGTTCCCTGAGTACGAATTTGGTGGCACATACGCAAAGAACAAAGAGTTGTATGAAAAGTTTAACCCAGTCAACTACGTTGATAACTGGCAGACGCCTATGTTGATCATTCATGGAGAGAAAGATTTCCGTGTTCCTTATGGCCAAGGTCTAGCGGCATTTACTTTTATGCAGCGTAAAGGGATCCCATCTGAATTACTTGTCTACCCAGATGAGAATCATTGGATCTTAAACCCAGATAACTTAGAGCAATGGTACGACAACGTTCTCGGTTGGATGGATCGTTGGACTGAGAAGTAA
- the asnS gene encoding asparagine--tRNA ligase encodes MSITSVASVFKGDFAIGSQITVRGWVRSRRDSKAGISFLAIYDGSCFDPIQGVVPNNLENYDNEVLKLTAGCSVIMTGEVVESPGKGQAFEMQVTNVEVAGWVEDPDTYPMAAKRHSIEHLRELAHLRPRTNIIGAVARVRNCLSQAIHRFYNEQGYIWVSTPLITASDTEGAGEMFRVSTLDLENLPRDDKGAVDYSEDFFGKESFLTVSGQLNAETYACALSKVYTFGPTFRAENSNTSRHLAEFWMVEPEVAYADLDDAAKLAEDMLKYCFKAVLAERRDDLEFFAQRVEKTAIDRLEAFVSSDFAQIDYTDAIEILKACGKKFEYDVEWGIDLHSEHERYLAEEHFKAPVVVKNYPKDIKAFYMRLNDDGKTVAAMDVLAPGIGEIIGGAQREERLDVLDARLAEMELSQEDYWWYRDLRRYGTVPHAGFGLGFERLVSYVTGVSNIRDVIPFPRAPKSANF; translated from the coding sequence ATGAGCATTACATCTGTCGCTTCTGTGTTTAAAGGTGACTTTGCGATTGGTTCGCAAATCACAGTACGTGGGTGGGTTAGATCCCGCCGCGATTCTAAAGCTGGGATATCATTCCTCGCTATTTATGACGGTTCATGCTTTGACCCTATTCAGGGCGTAGTACCGAATAATTTAGAGAATTACGACAACGAAGTGTTAAAGCTTACTGCGGGTTGTTCTGTCATTATGACCGGTGAAGTTGTTGAGTCACCTGGTAAAGGCCAAGCCTTCGAAATGCAAGTAACTAACGTTGAGGTTGCAGGCTGGGTAGAAGACCCTGATACATACCCTATGGCTGCTAAGCGTCATTCTATTGAGCACTTACGCGAATTGGCACATCTTCGCCCACGCACAAATATCATTGGTGCAGTGGCCCGTGTACGTAACTGTTTATCACAGGCTATTCATCGCTTTTACAATGAACAGGGTTACATCTGGGTATCTACTCCACTCATCACAGCATCAGACACTGAAGGTGCTGGGGAGATGTTCCGCGTTTCAACGCTGGATCTAGAAAACCTGCCGCGTGATGACAAAGGCGCCGTTGATTACAGCGAAGACTTTTTCGGTAAAGAATCTTTCTTAACGGTTTCAGGTCAGTTAAACGCTGAAACCTATGCATGCGCACTTTCTAAAGTGTACACATTCGGTCCTACGTTCCGTGCTGAAAATTCAAACACCAGTCGACACCTTGCAGAATTTTGGATGGTAGAGCCTGAAGTAGCTTATGCTGACTTGGACGATGCAGCAAAACTTGCTGAAGATATGCTTAAATACTGTTTTAAAGCAGTATTGGCTGAGCGTCGTGATGATCTTGAGTTTTTTGCCCAGCGTGTTGAGAAAACCGCGATTGATCGTTTAGAAGCGTTTGTAAGCAGTGATTTTGCACAGATTGATTACACTGACGCTATCGAGATCCTTAAAGCTTGCGGTAAGAAGTTTGAATACGATGTTGAATGGGGTATTGATCTTCACTCTGAGCATGAACGTTACCTTGCTGAAGAGCATTTCAAAGCGCCAGTAGTCGTTAAGAACTATCCAAAGGATATCAAAGCATTCTACATGCGTTTGAATGACGATGGTAAAACTGTTGCCGCCATGGATGTTTTGGCACCAGGCATTGGTGAAATCATCGGTGGCGCACAGCGTGAAGAACGTTTAGACGTTCTCGATGCTCGTCTTGCTGAGATGGAGCTAAGCCAAGAAGATTACTGGTGGTATCGTGATCTGCGTCGTTACGGTACTGTGCCGCATGCTGGATTTGGTCTAGGATTTGAGCGTTTAGTTTCTTATGTAACTGGTGTGTCTAACATCCGTGACGTGATCCCATTCCCAAGAGCACCAAAATCAGCAAACTTCTAA
- a CDS encoding type II secretion system protein, with protein MSFKCKLASGFTLIELVMVIVLLAVLSIIATTKMLNTSSAAKVADVRSLAALITTQNSLAFAKSNLANIEKLEGCSLQCGNHPNWDVTVGEYYIDAGGSRLYVSLGYPIAPLSSSSTVNANYRNAFGLNEEQFYITIARTENSATAIVPAVSKIRLNEIENGRYRCHVVYSAPTKTRDYSVIARTEDC; from the coding sequence ATGTCATTTAAGTGCAAATTAGCTTCAGGATTTACCCTAATCGAATTGGTTATGGTCATCGTTTTATTGGCTGTGTTATCTATCATTGCAACAACTAAAATGTTGAACACCAGTTCAGCAGCGAAAGTTGCTGACGTACGCTCACTCGCCGCTTTAATTACTACTCAAAACAGCTTAGCCTTTGCTAAAAGTAACCTAGCTAACATTGAAAAATTGGAGGGGTGTAGCCTCCAGTGTGGTAACCATCCCAATTGGGACGTCACTGTCGGCGAGTACTATATTGATGCTGGTGGCAGCCGATTATATGTGAGTTTAGGCTATCCTATCGCACCGTTATCTTCATCGAGCACCGTTAATGCTAATTATCGTAATGCTTTTGGTTTGAATGAAGAACAATTTTATATCACCATTGCCCGCACAGAAAACTCAGCAACAGCAATAGTGCCTGCGGTATCAAAAATTAGGTTAAACGAAATAGAAAATGGCCGCTATCGATGCCATGTGGTTTATAGTGCACCGACAAAAACAAGAGACTACTCAGTGATAGCACGCACAGAAGACTGCTAA
- a CDS encoding antibiotic biosynthesis monooxygenase family protein — MTTLAKTPKPPYYCVIFTSRLSNDTEGYAAMGTRMEALATTQAGFLGIESAREELGITVSYWQSLEAIKAWKQNAEHIEAQQMGKARWYSEFAIRISKVERDYFM, encoded by the coding sequence ATGACCACGCTAGCGAAAACCCCAAAACCACCTTACTACTGTGTAATATTTACCTCTCGTTTATCTAACGATACAGAAGGTTATGCTGCTATGGGCACACGTATGGAAGCCCTTGCAACAACCCAAGCGGGTTTTTTAGGGATTGAGTCGGCCAGAGAGGAGCTTGGTATTACCGTCTCTTATTGGCAGTCATTGGAAGCCATTAAAGCGTGGAAACAGAACGCAGAGCATATTGAGGCGCAGCAAATGGGGAAAGCGCGCTGGTACAGTGAATTTGCGATAAGAATTAGTAAAGTCGAACGAGACTACTTTATGTAA
- the hyaA gene encoding nickel-dependent hydrogenase small subunit, with the protein MDTHEALYQQGVARMEQLRQLQPRHSESLKDKMLQNGISRRDFMKWSASVTAMLALPLPFSTLVAEAAELANRVPLIWLHMAECTGCSESLIRTDTPNLDSLIFDHVSLEYHETLMAAAGWQAEENLEHALEAYKGNYLLAVEGAVPTANNGAYLTVGCKGHTGLHIVKEAAEGAAAIISVGTCAAFGGVQAAAPNPTGAKGVYEVVNKPVINLGGCPPSEKNIVGTLMYFIMFGKLPALDMFNRPKWAYGARVHDNCERRGRFDAGEFVEEFGDQGAKDGYCLYKVGCKGPYTYNNCPTERFNHHTSWPVLAGHGCMGCSEPNFWDDMADFEKPLGRQLLHGLDATTDTIGAVILGATAVGIGAHAVASVFAKSEEE; encoded by the coding sequence ATGGATACACACGAAGCCCTATATCAGCAAGGTGTGGCGCGAATGGAGCAATTGCGTCAATTGCAACCTCGCCATAGCGAATCACTGAAAGACAAGATGCTACAAAATGGCATTAGTCGTCGAGACTTTATGAAATGGAGTGCATCTGTAACCGCAATGCTAGCACTACCACTACCATTTAGTACATTAGTTGCAGAAGCCGCAGAGCTTGCTAATCGCGTCCCGCTTATTTGGTTGCATATGGCAGAATGCACCGGTTGCTCAGAATCACTGATCAGAACGGATACACCAAACCTAGATTCACTTATTTTCGACCATGTCTCACTTGAGTATCATGAAACATTAATGGCCGCAGCTGGATGGCAAGCTGAAGAGAACTTAGAGCACGCATTAGAGGCCTATAAAGGTAACTATCTACTTGCCGTTGAAGGCGCGGTACCTACCGCAAACAATGGCGCCTACTTAACCGTTGGTTGTAAAGGTCATACAGGGCTTCATATCGTAAAAGAAGCGGCTGAAGGCGCCGCTGCTATTATCTCTGTCGGTACCTGTGCGGCATTTGGCGGTGTTCAAGCAGCTGCACCAAACCCAACAGGCGCTAAAGGGGTTTATGAAGTGGTTAATAAACCAGTCATTAACCTAGGTGGTTGTCCACCGAGCGAAAAGAACATTGTGGGTACACTGATGTATTTCATTATGTTTGGCAAACTACCTGCATTGGATATGTTTAACCGTCCTAAATGGGCGTATGGGGCGCGCGTACATGACAATTGCGAACGTCGGGGTCGTTTTGATGCTGGTGAGTTTGTTGAAGAGTTTGGTGACCAAGGTGCAAAAGATGGTTACTGCTTATATAAAGTGGGTTGCAAAGGCCCTTATACCTACAACAACTGCCCTACAGAGCGGTTTAACCATCACACTAGTTGGCCCGTATTAGCTGGACATGGCTGTATGGGCTGCTCTGAGCCTAATTTTTGGGATGACATGGCTGACTTTGAAAAGCCACTAGGTAGACAACTACTACACGGCTTAGACGCCACCACAGATACGATCGGGGCTGTCATTTTAGGTGCCACCGCCGTCGGCATCGGTGCCCATGCTGTCGCTAGTGTCTTTGCCAAATCTGAAGAGGAATAA
- a CDS encoding fumarate hydratase has protein sequence MSKVVPVIKQADLIESVADALQYISYYHPKDFVDSMADAYEREESAAAKDAIAQILINSRMSAEGKRPLCQDTGIVTCFVKIGMAVQWDKTDLTVQEMVDEGVRRAYTNPDNPLRASIVADPAGGRKNTKDNTPSVVHVEMVPGDHVEVAIAAKGGGSENKSKMVMLNPSDDIAAWVERTLPTMGAGWCPPGMLGIGIGGTAEKAAVMAKESLMDPVDIHELQARGAETTDEKLRLEIFDRANKLGIGAQGLGGVTTVLDIKIKSAPTHAASKPVVMIPNCAATRHVHFHLDGTGPADLAPPSLEDWPEITWEVGESVRRVNLDTVTQEEMQQWKSGDTVLLSGKMLTGRDAAHKRIQSLIESGEGLPEGVDFKGKFIYYVGPVDPVGDEVVGPAGPTTATRMDKFTDLMLEKTGLMGMIGKAERGPATVESIKNHKSCYLMAVGGAAYLVSKAIKKSRVVAFEDLGMEAIYEFDVKDMPVTVAVDSEGVNAHDTGPAIWKVKLNG, from the coding sequence GTGAGCAAAGTAGTCCCTGTAATCAAGCAAGCCGATTTAATCGAAAGCGTTGCTGATGCCCTGCAATATATCTCCTATTATCACCCAAAAGATTTCGTTGACTCAATGGCTGATGCCTATGAGCGTGAAGAAAGTGCAGCTGCTAAAGATGCGATTGCACAGATCTTGATCAATTCACGCATGTCAGCGGAAGGGAAGCGCCCACTGTGTCAGGACACGGGTATTGTTACCTGTTTTGTTAAAATCGGTATGGCTGTCCAATGGGATAAGACCGATTTGACCGTACAAGAGATGGTTGATGAAGGCGTTCGCCGCGCATACACCAACCCTGACAACCCACTTAGAGCATCAATAGTTGCAGATCCTGCTGGTGGCCGTAAAAATACTAAGGATAATACTCCGTCTGTCGTGCATGTTGAAATGGTACCAGGCGATCACGTAGAAGTTGCCATTGCTGCAAAAGGCGGTGGCTCAGAGAATAAATCCAAGATGGTGATGCTAAACCCATCAGATGATATTGCCGCTTGGGTTGAGAGAACACTGCCTACTATGGGGGCAGGCTGGTGTCCGCCGGGAATGCTTGGAATAGGCATTGGAGGAACAGCAGAGAAAGCGGCAGTAATGGCCAAAGAGTCATTGATGGACCCTGTTGATATTCACGAACTACAAGCACGCGGTGCAGAGACGACAGATGAGAAATTACGTCTAGAGATCTTTGACCGCGCTAACAAGCTAGGTATAGGTGCGCAAGGACTTGGCGGTGTCACGACTGTTTTAGACATAAAAATTAAATCGGCGCCAACTCACGCAGCATCAAAACCTGTTGTGATGATCCCTAACTGCGCCGCGACCCGCCATGTGCATTTCCATTTGGATGGTACAGGCCCTGCTGATCTCGCTCCACCATCTTTGGAAGATTGGCCTGAGATCACATGGGAGGTGGGAGAAAGTGTTCGCCGCGTTAACTTGGATACCGTGACGCAAGAAGAGATGCAGCAGTGGAAGAGCGGTGATACTGTGCTCCTTAGCGGTAAAATGTTGACCGGTCGTGATGCCGCCCATAAGCGTATTCAGAGCTTAATTGAAAGTGGCGAAGGGCTACCCGAAGGCGTAGATTTCAAAGGTAAATTTATTTACTACGTAGGCCCAGTCGATCCTGTTGGTGATGAAGTTGTTGGTCCTGCAGGTCCTACTACAGCAACTCGTATGGATAAGTTTACTGACTTGATGTTAGAGAAGACTGGACTGATGGGGATGATTGGTAAAGCTGAACGTGGTCCTGCTACCGTTGAGTCAATTAAAAACCACAAATCATGTTACTTGATGGCGGTCGGTGGTGCAGCTTATCTTGTCTCTAAAGCTATTAAGAAATCTCGAGTCGTAGCATTTGAAGACTTGGGGATGGAAGCTATTTATGAGTTTGATGTGAAAGACATGCCCGTAACCGTGGCCGTGGACTCAGAAGGCGTTAACGCTCACGATACCGGTCCAGCTATTTGGAAAGTAAAGCTTAACGGATAA
- a CDS encoding LysR family transcriptional regulator encodes MNVSRIDLNLLVYLDVLLRERNVTKAADQLGISQPAMSNGLKRLRTLFDDPLLIRTSQGMTPTERAQELQPTISELIIGLEKAVQPRAKFNAAESEQVFRVMASDYAEATLIPPLIAKLRTEAPNVILDIMTPSDVSFPDVEQGRVDMVINRFDSIPQSFHQKVLWSDDFSCLISKTNPVLEKFSLDSYLEAKHVWVSKTGMGVGVGMNPDDVQRLGWVDEALTRIGVKRRITVFTRHYQAACLLAEQQDLIATIPSKMARQHEQNDRVCIVAPPFIIQPIALTMAWSPLLQHNPAHKWMRQLITQTADSFSRGKV; translated from the coding sequence ATGAATGTCTCTCGTATTGACCTGAATTTATTAGTTTATCTGGACGTATTACTACGTGAACGAAATGTTACAAAGGCAGCGGATCAGCTTGGAATAAGCCAACCTGCGATGAGTAACGGCTTAAAAAGATTGCGCACACTATTTGATGATCCTCTACTGATCAGAACCAGCCAAGGGATGACGCCCACAGAAAGGGCGCAAGAGTTGCAGCCAACAATTAGCGAACTCATTATTGGGTTAGAAAAAGCCGTACAGCCACGAGCCAAATTCAATGCAGCTGAAAGCGAACAAGTGTTCCGTGTAATGGCAAGTGATTATGCTGAAGCGACATTAATCCCACCGCTTATTGCAAAGCTTCGTACTGAAGCGCCAAATGTGATTTTAGATATCATGACCCCAAGTGATGTGAGTTTCCCTGATGTAGAACAAGGAAGAGTCGATATGGTTATCAACCGTTTTGACAGTATTCCACAGTCATTTCATCAAAAAGTTCTTTGGAGTGATGACTTTAGTTGTTTGATTAGTAAGACTAATCCTGTATTAGAAAAGTTCTCACTTGATAGTTACCTTGAAGCGAAACATGTTTGGGTTAGTAAAACGGGAATGGGAGTCGGTGTCGGAATGAACCCTGATGACGTGCAACGATTAGGCTGGGTTGATGAGGCGTTAACTCGTATCGGAGTAAAAAGACGAATAACTGTATTTACACGACATTACCAAGCAGCCTGTTTGTTGGCAGAACAACAAGATTTGATCGCAACCATACCAAGTAAGATGGCAAGACAACATGAACAAAACGACAGAGTATGTATCGTTGCTCCGCCATTTATTATTCAGCCTATCGCACTGACCATGGCCTGGAGCCCACTGTTACAACACAACCCTGCTCATAAGTGGATGCGACAACTCATTACACAAACAGCGGATAGTTTTAGTCGCGGTAAAGTGTAA
- the pabB gene encoding aminodeoxychorismate synthase component I, which translates to MNNMTPKSVYSMRLDWNLTTETIFSLFSDSPWAILLDSANADHVDAKYDVICAAPIATLTSGETSSQITRSSNREALFSLQSGTENEQFITAEYLDEPFELLNKTLSELFPVSKESSLPFSGGAMGSFSYDLARNIEKLPNSAADDITLPIMNIGFYDWALVFDYQQKCWSLVHYQSQQALTKVKKQLDGLIEQQAKDTYKKHASNIPILAGDPFKLTSAWKNQIDANFYHQKFAQVQRYLQSGDCYQINLTQRFSSYYQGDEWQAYQTLRQSNAAPFSAFMRLPAHVVLSISPERFISLTGAQVQTKPIKGTMPRDNDPVVDKQLANELAGSEKDRAENLMIVDLLRNDIGKVATAGSVAVPKLFDIESFPAVHHLVSTVTATLKPPLNATDLLRSCFPGGSITGAPKIRAMEIIEELEPSRRSLYCGSIGYISQDGNMDTSITIRTLVAQNDKDYNIIYCWAGGGIVADSKVECEYQETFDKVSKILPVLSNMNQEA; encoded by the coding sequence ATGAACAATATGACGCCTAAATCCGTTTATTCGATGCGTCTTGATTGGAATTTGACCACTGAAACAATTTTCAGCCTTTTTTCCGACTCTCCTTGGGCTATTCTGCTCGATTCTGCCAATGCTGATCACGTTGACGCAAAGTATGACGTGATCTGCGCCGCACCAATCGCGACTTTAACTAGCGGTGAAACATCTAGCCAAATCACACGTTCATCAAATCGAGAAGCACTGTTTTCGCTGCAAAGCGGCACTGAAAATGAACAGTTTATCACTGCAGAATATTTGGATGAGCCATTTGAACTGTTAAACAAAACCTTGTCTGAGTTATTCCCTGTTTCAAAAGAGAGTTCTTTGCCCTTTTCTGGCGGTGCAATGGGTAGTTTTAGTTATGATCTAGCGCGTAATATTGAAAAATTGCCAAACAGCGCCGCGGACGACATTACACTGCCCATAATGAATATTGGCTTTTATGACTGGGCACTGGTGTTTGATTACCAGCAAAAATGCTGGTCATTAGTCCATTATCAAAGCCAACAAGCATTAACCAAGGTAAAAAAACAACTCGATGGCTTAATTGAACAACAAGCCAAAGATACTTACAAAAAGCACGCATCGAATATTCCTATTTTGGCTGGTGACCCCTTTAAATTAACCTCCGCTTGGAAGAATCAAATTGATGCGAATTTTTATCATCAAAAATTCGCACAGGTCCAACGATACCTTCAAAGCGGTGACTGTTACCAAATAAACCTCACTCAAAGATTCAGTAGTTACTATCAAGGCGATGAATGGCAAGCCTACCAAACATTAAGGCAAAGCAATGCAGCCCCATTCTCAGCCTTCATGAGGCTACCGGCTCATGTAGTGCTATCAATATCGCCTGAACGATTTATATCGTTAACGGGCGCTCAAGTACAAACAAAGCCTATCAAAGGGACAATGCCAAGAGATAACGATCCTGTCGTCGATAAGCAATTAGCAAATGAACTTGCTGGTTCAGAAAAAGATCGGGCTGAAAACCTGATGATTGTAGATCTACTTAGGAATGACATAGGTAAGGTTGCAACAGCTGGTTCTGTCGCAGTTCCGAAACTTTTTGATATTGAGAGTTTTCCAGCAGTTCACCACCTTGTTAGCACAGTGACCGCAACGTTGAAGCCACCTCTTAATGCAACCGACCTGTTAAGATCGTGCTTTCCTGGAGGCTCGATTACGGGCGCACCTAAGATCCGTGCGATGGAAATAATTGAAGAGCTTGAACCCTCACGCCGAAGCCTTTACTGTGGCTCTATTGGTTATATTAGCCAAGATGGCAATATGGACACCAGTATTACAATACGAACCTTAGTGGCACAAAATGATAAAGATTATAATATTATCTACTGCTGGGCTGGTGGCGGGATTGTCGCTGACTCCAAAGTCGAGTGTGAATATCAAGAAACATTTGATAAAGTGAGTAAAATTTTACCCGTGCTATCAAATATGAATCAAGAGGCTTAA
- a CDS encoding CoA pyrophosphatase: MDLVDFRLRFNLHSLPKAHHFPSTLSFEVKQPLRKAAVLVALSSYNDQLELILTRRPSHLRQHPGQISFPGGKVEKFDLSFEDTALREAQEEIGLPNKHVEVIGMLHDHKTFTGFDITPVVSIISKPFTPVIDPGEVDELFTIPLSFLLNSNNRHIQYFSRGGIEYPVHFIPYGRYFIWGATAAMIDQLCRLLSQDEPLC, encoded by the coding sequence ATGGATTTGGTGGATTTTAGGCTCAGATTTAATCTCCACTCTTTACCCAAAGCCCATCATTTCCCTTCCACGCTGTCATTTGAAGTAAAGCAACCGTTACGTAAAGCCGCGGTGCTAGTTGCGCTTAGCAGTTATAACGATCAGCTTGAACTCATTCTTACCCGTAGACCTAGCCATCTACGTCAGCACCCAGGGCAAATTAGTTTTCCCGGAGGTAAAGTTGAGAAGTTTGATCTTAGCTTTGAAGATACCGCACTTAGAGAAGCTCAAGAAGAGATAGGTTTACCTAACAAGCATGTCGAAGTGATTGGTATGTTGCATGATCATAAAACCTTTACCGGATTTGATATCACCCCAGTTGTCAGTATTATCTCTAAGCCCTTTACTCCTGTGATCGATCCCGGTGAAGTGGATGAACTTTTTACGATCCCGCTTTCATTCTTGCTTAACAGTAATAATCGCCATATTCAGTATTTTAGTCGGGGCGGCATTGAATACCCAGTGCATTTCATCCCCTACGGTCGATATTTCATCTGGGGAGCGACAGCTGCGATGATAGATCAATTATGCAGACTCCTTAGCCAAGATGAACCGCTTTGCTAA